The genomic window AGACAGCAGTGGACCAATCAGAGTCGCGGTGTAGGTCACGTGACCTGTTTTGTGTACGTACATGATTCAGCTCAGGTAGTTCCCCACAGTGGGACATCCCCAGATACACCTGGATTTATTTATAGCAGAGGCTATTCGCAAGATGTTCgtgtcaataagatttttttccacTATTGATAGGACGTTCCTGTCAAAAAGATTTTTGGGGTACAGGCTGTTTCTGTCAATAAGGCTCTTTAGGGGCTATTGGCAGGATGGCCCTGTCAATAAGAATCTTTAGATGATATTGACAGGATGGTCCTGTCGATAAGAATATTTAGgtgctattgacaggatggcCCTGTTCATACTAATTTTCGGCTCTACAGACAAGATGATCCTTCAATAATGTGTACAACACCTCATGATCCACCCTCGAAGATCACCCCGTACAATGATGCAAGACTTTACATTCCTGAGCAAGAaggaatgataaaaaaattgatGTTTGAACAGGATGTTGTGGCCAACTGGGGAATATAACCCTCCTTCTTCTACATGCTAGGCTTGGAAGTCCATTACTCTGCGTCCTGAGCCAGGAATCAATTAGATCAAGGTCTTATCTTCATAAAACCACATTGATTAGATGTTCATATATTCCTGTCAGGCTGTCAATAAGATTTTCTTGGACTTTACACTATTAAAACGATGTTCCATGCCCAATCAACAGCCGTGCCTTTTATCTAGTCTCTTATAGAACCGATTTGGTTTGGCCAAATTGTAATTCTTCAGCTAGATTTTGTAATGTACACTTATGTCATAAGAAATTATGGCAACAATACAAGCTttctctgccagttggatacggtcttctagcaaccattagatctgcttggagattaattagAAATGTGTACTTATGGAATACCTTTAGGTTGATGTGGATATGTACTTGTTATGAATCAACAGATGTGTAAGGCGTAGTAAAAAATGTTCTCAATTACATTGTAAAGCAAGTAGTTCATGCTTATTTAACTTCATGGTTGCCTAAAATGTATTTATACATGAAATTTTGTAGCAGATACCTTTCAGCCTTGCAATTGTAAATACATTCACTGAgacttttttctcatttttataatcataatcataattggCTATATATTCAAATAACGCTATTGCGACAGTAGTACTACAACCATACCAACCACTTTTATTGGATAAAGTAGAGTGATACATAAAgggaaatacagaaataaaactttTCTTGTGTACTAGTATCCAGGAAGATCTACTACAGGTAAGTTGTCACTAGAAAACTTGTGGAAGATATGCAGTTTACAACACTGTTATTATCGGTAGTACCAAAAACTTAAAATGCTTTTACACATCAACGACTGTGTTAGTACCAAAAAAGTCTATAGTCCTAAGATGTCTGCAGCTGAGGTAGAGGAATCTTCAACTTTTGCCAGACTAGGCACTATCCTCATTCCAACCGGCATAAGCCAGTTGGAACCAGCCCGTGCCTAACCCAGCTTAAGTGCACCCTTATTGGTCGCTGTTTGCTGGAAAATGGGACTTGCGAAAAAAACACCTAACTCACCAACAGAGCCCCATGTCCTCTCCTGGGAGAAACCATACGGATATAAAGACGGATAAAAAGACGACTAAAAACCCACTACGTCTCACCACACATACAAAATACTGTCAGTGAGcacagctatcatacaagtACAGTAGTAGATGTCTCCGACCTTACCTTTCAAACCGAGATGCCTTTAGGATCACTTACATCAGATTACTATGCTAAAGGCAAAACCCCAAGTACACTCATCTTGCCACAATTCATCATGATCGAGACGGGACATATGTGAAGCCATCTACCCTACTACATAGCATACTTATACACACATTAGTTGCTTACACTATTGCCTAACATATAGTATAGTGGAATAAGTGCATGGAAAGCTGGCGGAGCATCACGCTGCCTAAGCACGCTCCCCACGGATACGACGGGccagctggatgtccttgggcatgatggtgacacgcttggcgtggatggcacacaggttggtgtcctcgaacagaccCACCAGGTATGCTTCACTGGCCTCCTGCGGAATTCACAACAGAAAGGAAAACTTTAAGGCAAGAACAATACTCTCATTTTACAAAGCACTAGAGAATTATTGAGATTGAAATTTGTAACCCTCTCCCTCCTGACCAACATAGATATTGGGACTGTATATGGATATGCAACAAAATTGAGAAGAAAAATCACTCATCTAGGAGGGATTATCCTGTATCATCTGACTGCATTTGCGTGTTCTTTCAGTAACATGGATAACTTAGTTACAGACCTGCAGTGCTCCGATGGCTGCACTCTGGAACCGCAAGTCCGTCTTGAAGTCCTGGGCGATCTCACGCACCAAGCGCTGGAATGGTAGTTTCCTGATCAGAAGCTCGGTAGACTTCTGGTACCGACGGATTTCACGGAGAGCCACAGTACCAGGCCTAGTGGGTATCAATACAGACATTTAgctaaaggtaaaaaaaacgtATCAAACCAAACACTAAAAGTATGTTTTCCTAGAAAATCTTTGCCATATATGTTTATACATGTGTAGAAAAGCCTCTGCCtctgaggcgtcaccaaaaactTACCTAAACACAGTACAAAACTATATTTGATAAAAAACTTTCAGAATTCATATATACACAATCTTGACATTATAAAGAAACAATGATCCGAACCTGTAACGATGGGGCTTCTTGACACCCCCGGTGGACGGAGCGCTCTTCCTGGCCGCCTTGGTGGCCAGCTGCTTACGGGGGGCCTTCC from Branchiostoma lanceolatum isolate klBraLanc5 chromosome 4, klBraLanc5.hap2, whole genome shotgun sequence includes these protein-coding regions:
- the LOC136432599 gene encoding histone H3.3A, which translates into the protein MARTKQTARKSTGGKAPRKQLATKAARKSAPSTGGVKKPHRYRPGTVALREIRRYQKSTELLIRKLPFQRLVREIAQDFKTDLRFQSAAIGALQEASEAYLVGLFEDTNLCAIHAKRVTIMPKDIQLARRIRGERA